CCGTCTACTTCAAGGATGAAGTTCTCAGGATGGTTGGTTATCGTGTTGTTTTTGGCGACCGCCTGTGAACTCAACGCACAAAAGAAGAAGACCGATCAACCAATATTCACGACCTTCAAAGGCACATTGGTCTTGCCGATACCTACAGCTAACCCGTTGTTCCGTGATGTCACTGAAACGATCGGCCAATTGGACGGATCGATCCAGTTCCGAGTATATAAAGGCATGAGCTTAGGTGTTGGAACAAAATGGTCTTGGTACGGGATCGAGGACCGCGCTCTGTCACCACAAGGCTCTCCAGGTGAAGTTCGTCGCTCGGCATATTACGGCAAGGTGGCTTTTGAGAAGTACACCGGAAAGAAAACGTTCTACGAGCTGTGGATCAAATCCGGAATGGCGCAATACGAATACAAATGCGCGACCTGCACAGCCGAAAGAAACTTCGTCTTCCATTGGGGTGCCGGCGCTTCCTATTACATACACGCCACTGACAATCTATCCTTCGGACTCATGCTTGGTTATGAGACTGATGCATCCACCTTCAGTATCACGGATATCGGTGTCGATAACCTACCCGGACGGCGTATCACCACTGAAGAGCATAATTACCGGAACTTCCTGTTCGGAATGGGATTCAGCACCACGTTCAAAAAGGCCTCGGATGGGCCTGGGGCGTGGTAGGATTACTCGCGTTCCATCCGCACCACCTGATATTGTATCGCTTAAACGTTCCGTGGATGCCGAACAACCAAATCTCTTTTTATGTTCAATTCACTTCACCACGATCAACCGTTTTGTTCCCAGAACACCCTGGTTTGTTTGCAATTGATAGAGGTAAGTAGCTGCTGGAAGATCAACGGTAGTGATCACCTTCGAACCTGAACCGCGCACGGAAAAGCGCTTGATCTCGGCACCTTGCATGGTGTAGAGGACGATCCAACCCTCTTTCATAGATGCTGGAAAATCGTAGGTGATGGTCGTGTTTTCAGTGGTGGGGTTGGGGTAAGCACCAAGATTATTGCTGCTTTCCATAAAGTGCTCTTGCCCGCCAAGCGCAAATCCGGATATGGAGCCATCGCATTCCAAACAACCTAATGATCCCGGGAGTGAGTAAACGCGCATATCACCTGAAAGTCCTTCGGAGGTCAGGTTCATTTGTGTTCCGTTCGGAGTGTTATAAATGAACGGTTCAGTAGTGGCTGCATAAAAATTAATTATTGCAGGCGCATAGTTGGTCGCAGAAAAGATCTCGGTACCATCTGTCCGGAAGACTTTCGTACCATAATTTCCAGATATGGTTCCTGTTACCAAGAATTCGATCGTACTGGGGTCGGTATCGAATAGATCTTCGGAAATATACATAGGTACAGGATAGTCGTACGCTGATGAAGCTACAGCCCAAGGACAAGCGACAACGAGGTATTGAGTAAGATCCATGTTGTATATGGTGAAACTTCCGGGATAGAATCCGACCAGTTTCGGTCCAGCGTTCACCAAGGTGTTACAATGCCATAGGGTCACTGGTGTCGAACCGATCTCCGTGATCTGGCCATTCGCTAATATCGCAAGGGCCAATGCTAGTATAAGAGTTGCAAGTCGGGCTTTCATAGAATTTCGAGGTTTTACTCCTAGACGATCATGATCAATGTGGGTTGCTTCATAAATGAACAAGATCATTTGAATACGGGCAGGAATGATCAATTAATCCGCACATGATGAAATCAAACCAGAATGAATCACTGTTGTCGAGTCCTGATTATGGGTTAACCATCGGACGTCTAGTTTCTTATCAAAAAGTAAAGGTTGTACATTTACGTAGTGTCCTCCTTGTTGAATAGTGCAATTCTCGTTCTAGCAAATTGCTGTGTTCTTCATACCGCCTTTTGCCAAACTGTTATTTGGCAAGAAACATTTGATGGAACTGGGAACTGGAACACGCTGAATATCCCGGCGGGTAGTGAAGGCTGCAATGCCAATCCCTTTTTTATCAGTTGCCTAGAGAACGGTAACCCAGCCGGTGTCTGTGGCAGCGGCTGTGGTAGTAATAATACACTGCACGTCGCCTCTATTGCATTCGGCGATACAGGTGCGGCATATGACGCTGGTGGCGGCCCTGCTTGTGGTGGCCTTTTCGCTTGCATATTCGGCGGCTTGTGCAACACACTTACCAATAGACGATCCCGTTCTGCAACGATAAGTACGGTGGGGTATTCGGGCATCGATCTGGAGTTCGATTACATAGAATCCGGTTCCGGCAGCGCCGATAATGCAACGGTGGAATACAGCACCAACAACGGTAGCACATGGACGCTTCTTACGGATATGCCCAAAACCGTTAATACAGGCTGTGGTGGCCAAGGCCGTTGGACGCACATTAGCACCCCGTTGCCTGCTTCTTGCGAGAACATAAGTACACTTCGCATTGCCTTTCATTGGGTCAATAACAATGATGGTGCTGGAACGGACCCTTCCTTTGCAGTGAACGATGTAATGATCACTTATCTCGATCCGCTGCCTGTGGAGCTGGTCAGTTTTTTAGGCACCCCTGTAAATTCTTCGACCTACTTGAATTGGTCAACGGCGACCGAGAATGACAACGACCATTTTGTTCTGGATCGAAGCGTGGATGGCAGGGAGTTTCATTCCATTGGAACCATGGATGGCGCGGGCACTACGATGCAGCAGCAGACCTATTCATTTTGGGATCATTTTCCAATATCCGGCATGAACTTTTATCGGTTACGCCAAGTGGATCATAATGGCCATGAAGAAGTATCGCCTGCGGTTGCTGTGATGCATCAACCCACGAATGACCCTTTAGCTGGCCTGTATGTGGACAATGGCGTTTTGGTTACCGGGTTTATCGAAGACCACGCCAATTGCACATACCGGATCACCGACGCACAAGGGAGAATGATAAAGGAAGGCACACCGCGCGGTGATCATTTGAATGTGGATATGAACAGCTATATGCGTGGTCTGTATGTCCTGCAATTGAACAGCGGTGAACGAGTAGGCTCAGTTCGCTTCGTGCGTTAGTCTGAAAGCAATCGTAGGGTGAATCGTAAAGAGGGCTTCGACTATTCAATGGAGATCTTGTGGATGCGCAGCGGGCCATTGATCATTTGATCAGCACCATACCGGACGCGGCAGTAATACTTAACTTTACACAACAATCGAAATTCAAATGACCGCGTTACAAATACGGGCGGAGATCCAACGGTTACTTCACAAAGAAAATAACTTGACTGTTCTTGAGGCGATCCATTTGCTCTTAAGGCGTGAAGAATCTGTGGCCGATGAAGAGCTGTCGGATGAGAAGATCGCTGAGTTGAACGCGCAACGCGCTGACCGGATCAGCGGAAAAGTGAAGTTCATCAGCGAAGAAGAAGCTATTCGCATGTTCCGGGGAGCCAAGTAATGAAGTACTCGCTTCAGCTCGACCCAAAAGCTGTCAAAGAAGTACGTCAGGTCTATGATCATCGAGAGCATGAAAAGAAAGGATCGGGTGACCATTTCGTCAATGCTATTGAAGCCTGTTTCGACCAGATCAAGCTAGGTACTTTTACGTCCCTACCGAAGTAAGTGGTCGCAAATTGCGTCCACCTCTGAACGCATTGATAACACTATGAAAAGCAATCATCCTTCCGAAGAAATAGAAACCTTGATCTTCGAGATCCGTGGACTGAATGTGATGCTTGATAGCGAACTGGCAACGCTCTACGGTACGGAAACGAAGCGTTTAAAGGAACAGGTCCGACGCAATAGTGAACGCTTTCCGGATGACTTTATGTTCGAGTTGACCAAAGAGGAAAAAGAAGAATTGATAGAAGGTAACGAAAGGTTGAATAAATTGAAGTTCTCGCCAGTATTTCCCATGGTATTCACTGAACACGGTGTGTTGATGCTCTCCAGCGTATTGAATAGCGACACAGCCATAGCTGTGAACATACAAGTGATGCGCGTGTTTACGCAAATGCGTTTAACGATATCCACCAACAATGAGATCTTGCTCAAACTGGAGAAACTGAGCGGCACGGTGAGCCATCACAGCCGCGATATCCGCAGGATATTCAGCCAATTGAGGAAAATGGAGGAGGAAGAAAAGAACCGGCGGTTGCTTGCACTGATCGCCAAGGAAACGAAAGGGCAACATAAACAGATCGTTGGGTTCAAACCGGACAGGGATAAACCGAAGAAATAATACCCAAAAAAAAGCCCCCCAACAAACGTCAGGGGGCTTTCAAATTGTTCAAGGTCAATTAGTCCTTGCTCTTATCATCTGTAGGAGGGAGTTCCTTGGCATCATCTCCTTCACCTTTGGCGAGTTTCTTTTTGCCTTTGGTGACCTTGATCGCGAGTTCGGTCTTGTCCTTGTTCACGCTCACGTTGATCTTATCTCCTTCTTCAACGCCATGGTTAATGATCTCCTCGGCCATAGGATCTTCGATGAACTTCTGGATCGCACGCTTTAGCGGTCGTGCGCCGAATTTCTCGTCGTATCCCTTATCGACCAAGAAGTCCTTCGCATCATCGTTCAACTTCAGATCGTATCCGAGTTCAGCTACACGCTTGTACAAGTAGCCCAGTTCGATATCGATGATCTTGTGGATATCCTCACGCTTCAAATTGTTGAATATGATGATGTCATCGATCCTGTTCAGGAATTCCGGTGCGAACGCTTTCTTCAATGCCTTTTCGATCACACCGCGATTGCTGTCGGCCTGACCTTCGGCTTTAGCAGCCGTGCCGAATCCGACACCCTTACCGAAATCACTCAGGTCACGAGCACCGATGTTGGAGGTCATGATGATGATGGAGTTCTTGAAGTCGATATGACGACCTAGGCTATCGGTCATTTTACCGTCATCCAACGCCTGAAGTAGGAGATTGAATACATCGGGATGTGCTTTCTCGATCTCGTCCAATAGAATAATGGAGTAGGGGCGACGCCGAACCTTTTCGGTAAGCTGTCCACCTTCTTCGTACCCAACATAACCTGGTGGCGCACCGATCAAGCGGCTCACGGAGAATTTCTCCATGTACTCGCTCATATCAATGCGGATCAACGCATCGTCCGTATCGAACAGGTAACGCGCGAGCTCCTTCGCCAACTGGGTCTTACCAACACCGGTCGGTCCCAAGAAAATGAATGAACCAATAGGGCGGTTCGGATCCTTCAGTCCAGCACGATTACGTTGAATGGCCTTCACAACTTTGATCACGCCATCTTCCTGGCCGATCACTTTGCCTTCCATCTCCTCCTTCATACGGCGCAACTTGCCGCTTTCTTTCTCTGCGATACGCGTCACGGGTATACCACTCATCATGGCCACAACCTCTGCAACATTGTCTTCGCTAACAGTGGTACGGTTATTCCTGCTTTCCTCTTCCCAAGCCTTTTTGGCCGTCTCTAATTCCTCCAATAACTGGCGTTCTTTATCGCGCAGTTTCGCAGCTTCTTCATAGCGCTGGCTGCGTACGACTTTGTTCTTCTCGTCCTTGATATCCTCGATCTTTTTCTCTACGTCAAGGATCGCCTTCGGAACAACGATATTGCTGATATGCACGCGACTACCGGACTCGTCCAAGGCGTCGATCGCTTTATCGGGCAAATGCCGATCCGTGATGTACCGATTGGTCAGTTTCACACATGCATTGATCGCCTCAGGCGTATAGGTCACGCTGTGGTGGTCCTCATATTTCTCCTTGATGTTGTTGAGGATCTGGATCGTTTCTTCAACAGTGGTCGGCTCAACAATGACTTTTTGGAAACGGCGTTCCAGCGCTCCATCCTTTTCGATGTACTGCCGATACTCGTCCAATGTGGTAGCACCAATGCATTGGATCTCTCCACGTGCAAGTGCTGGCTTGAACATATTGCTTGCATCCAACGATCCACTTGCACCACCGGCACCAACGATCGTATGGATCTCATCAATGAACAGGATCACATCCGGACTGTTCTCGAGCTCATTCATTACGGCCTTCATGCGTTCCTCGAACTGGCCACGGTATTTGGTGCCGGCCACGAGTGAGGCAATGTCCAATGCAACTATCCGCTTATTGAAAAGCACACGGCTCACTTTGCGCTGAATGATGCGGAGTGCGAGACCTTCAGCGATCGCGCTCTTACCAACACCGGGTTCACCGATAAGTACAGGATTGTTCTTCTTTCTTCGGCTCAGGATCTGGCTTACACGCTCGATCTCTTTCTCACGTCCGACAATGGGGTCAAGCTTCCCATCTTCTGCCATTTTGGTAAGGTCTCTTCCAAAATTATCAAGGACAGGTGTTTTGCTCTTGCTATCGCCTTGTTTGCGTTGTCCGCCACCACCTGCACCCCCACCCGCAAATCCACCGCTATCGTCATCATCATCGTCCGCACTTTGCTGTGAAGCTTTGGGCAGTTTTTTGGAAGGTATGATGTTCATGTCATCGGAACCATCCGCAAGAATTGTATCCACTTCATGTTTCACATTCTCATAATCAACACTGAACTTGTGGAGTGTCCGGGTTGCCAAATTGTCCTCATCCTTCAGGATACTGAGCAGAACGTGCTCCGTATCGATATGCGGGCTTTTGAAAAGTTTGGCCTCCAGGAAACAGATCTTCAACATTTTCTCGGCCTGTTTCACCAAGCTGATCTTATCCTTATCAGGCGGTCGCATGGCACTTGCGGGTTCCATCGAACCCTCTACTGTCTTGCGTAATTCATCCAGATCGACCTCCAAACGCTGCAACACCTTAACGGCATTGCCTTCGCCTTCGCGGATAAGACCTAGGAGAATGTGTTCGATGCCGATATATCCGTGCCCTAAGCGCAATGCCTCCTCACGACTGAAGGTGATGACGTCGCGCACACGGGGTGAAAATTTTGCGTCCATATAAGTTGGTGTTCTTCGTTCTACTACCCACTTGGGCGTTGTGTGCTAAGGTAACTAACGTACTTCAGCGGGCAAGCTATTTAGGTTAATGATGCAGCCTTTGGTATTCCTTCGATCTTTTATCCACAATATCGTGTGCGGTTGTGGAAAACTACCATACGAAGACAGGTGAATTCGGCCTACTTTCGGGCTCCCTTTCGGGAAACGGCCTGGTCACAAGGATCAGGCCAAGTGTAGAGAATTGACAAAAATGGCAGAAGCAGCAGGAGAAAAGATCATTCCGATCAGTATAGAAAGCGAAATGCGCACAGCATACATCGATTATTCGATGTCAGTGATCGTGAGCCGGGCATTGCCCGATGTGCGCGATGGATTGAAGCCGGTACACCGCCGCGTGCTCTACGGTATGCAGGATCTGGGCGTACTGAGCAATCGCGCGCACAAGAAGAGCGCACGTATCGTGGGTGAAGTATTGGGTAAATACCATCCACACGGCGACAGCAGTGTTTACGATGCCATGGTGCGTATGGCACAGCCTTGGAGCCTGCGTTATCCGTTGGTAGATGGCCAAGGAAACTTTGGCAGTATCGATGGGGACAGCCCAGCGGCGATGCGTTATACCGAAGCGCGCTTCAGAAAGATAGCGGAAGAAGTATTGGCGGATCTTGATAAGGAGACCGTTGACATGCGCCCCAACTTCGACGATTCGTTGGAGGAGCCGACCGTTATGCCAAGCAAGATCCCGACACTTTTAGTGAATGGAGCAAGCGGTATTGCAGTAGGTATGGCCACCAACATGCCACCGCATAACCTTTCCGAGGTGTGCGATGGAATTGCGGCATACATTGAAAATAAGGACATCGATGTGGAAGGGCTGATGCAACACATCAAAGGCCCCGATTTCCCTACCGGTGGCGTGATCTATGGAACCGATGGTATCCGAGAGGCATACGAGGGTGGTAGAGGAAAAGTGGTTCTGCGCGCAGCATGCCACATTGAAGAAGACGATAAAAGCGGTCGTGAGACCATCATTTGCACGGAGATCCCTTACCAGACGAACAAGGCTGTTCAATTGGTAAAGGGAATTGCTGACCTGGTCAATGATAAAAAGATCGAAGGCATCAGTGACGTAAATGATTATAGTGATCGCACAGGGATCCGCGTTGCTTACGAAGTCAAGCGCGAGGCCATGGGTACCGTGGTCCTGAATCAGCTGTTCAAATACAGCATGTTGCAGACCAGCTTCAGCATCAACAACATTGCACTTGTCGGTGGCAGGCCCATGTTGCTTGGGTTGAAGGACATGATCAAATACTTCGTGCTGCATCGTTTGGATGTGATCAAGCGTCGCACGGAATTCGAGTTGCGCAAAGCGGAGGAACGCGCACATATTCTGGAAGGTCTA
This genomic window from Flavobacteriales bacterium contains:
- a CDS encoding T9SS type A sorting domain-containing protein, producing the protein MKARLATLILALALAILANGQITEIGSTPVTLWHCNTLVNAGPKLVGFYPGSFTIYNMDLTQYLVVACPWAVASSAYDYPVPMYISEDLFDTDPSTIEFLVTGTISGNYGTKVFRTDGTEIFSATNYAPAIINFYAATTEPFIYNTPNGTQMNLTSEGLSGDMRVYSLPGSLGCLECDGSISGFALGGQEHFMESSNNLGAYPNPTTENTTITYDFPASMKEGWIVLYTMQGAEIKRFSVRGSGSKVITTVDLPAATYLYQLQTNQGVLGTKRLIVVK
- a CDS encoding ORF6N domain-containing protein — its product is MKSNHPSEEIETLIFEIRGLNVMLDSELATLYGTETKRLKEQVRRNSERFPDDFMFELTKEEKEELIEGNERLNKLKFSPVFPMVFTEHGVLMLSSVLNSDTAIAVNIQVMRVFTQMRLTISTNNEILLKLEKLSGTVSHHSRDIRRIFSQLRKMEEEEKNRRLLALIAKETKGQHKQIVGFKPDRDKPKK
- a CDS encoding ATP-dependent Clp protease ATP-binding subunit → MDAKFSPRVRDVITFSREEALRLGHGYIGIEHILLGLIREGEGNAVKVLQRLEVDLDELRKTVEGSMEPASAMRPPDKDKISLVKQAEKMLKICFLEAKLFKSPHIDTEHVLLSILKDEDNLATRTLHKFSVDYENVKHEVDTILADGSDDMNIIPSKKLPKASQQSADDDDDDSGGFAGGGAGGGGQRKQGDSKSKTPVLDNFGRDLTKMAEDGKLDPIVGREKEIERVSQILSRRKKNNPVLIGEPGVGKSAIAEGLALRIIQRKVSRVLFNKRIVALDIASLVAGTKYRGQFEERMKAVMNELENSPDVILFIDEIHTIVGAGGASGSLDASNMFKPALARGEIQCIGATTLDEYRQYIEKDGALERRFQKVIVEPTTVEETIQILNNIKEKYEDHHSVTYTPEAINACVKLTNRYITDRHLPDKAIDALDESGSRVHISNIVVPKAILDVEKKIEDIKDEKNKVVRSQRYEEAAKLRDKERQLLEELETAKKAWEEESRNNRTTVSEDNVAEVVAMMSGIPVTRIAEKESGKLRRMKEEMEGKVIGQEDGVIKVVKAIQRNRAGLKDPNRPIGSFIFLGPTGVGKTQLAKELARYLFDTDDALIRIDMSEYMEKFSVSRLIGAPPGYVGYEEGGQLTEKVRRRPYSIILLDEIEKAHPDVFNLLLQALDDGKMTDSLGRHIDFKNSIIIMTSNIGARDLSDFGKGVGFGTAAKAEGQADSNRGVIEKALKKAFAPEFLNRIDDIIIFNNLKREDIHKIIDIELGYLYKRVAELGYDLKLNDDAKDFLVDKGYDEKFGARPLKRAIQKFIEDPMAEEIINHGVEEGDKINVSVNKDKTELAIKVTKGKKKLAKGEGDDAKELPPTDDKSKD